ACTATTTAAAGATTTATTAGAAATTAATAAGGATATAAGTGAAAAAATAAATAAAGTTATAAAGGAAATGCTTATAGAGAGTAATTCAAGTGAAGAAATAAAGTTAGGATTAATACTTGCACCTATTTGTAAGATTGAGAATATAGAAGATATATTAGAAGTATTTTCTATTCATAATGATTATCTTTTTTATGTAATTAAGGCTTACGAATATATAGGAGGCTGTAATAACATTATTTTCGAAATGGCAAAGAAATCTGAAGGGTATGGCAAAGTATTTTGTGTGATGAATCTTAGACCAACAACTTATGAAGTAAGAAAGTGGATGATAGAAGAAGGTTCAAATAACAGTGTAGGAATATCGGAATTATTATCTTATAGTATGCTTTCACTAGAACTTTTAGAATATTTAGAAGCTACTGAGTTTGAGGATGAAGAAATTGAAGTTTTAGCAAAATCATTTAGTTTGTTACTTTCAGATTATGGATTAAATGAAATTAAGAATGGAAAAAAGGTTTGTAATAAATTATTAGAAATTATTGATAAGGTTAATGGAGACAATGGGGGAATATATTCTTTATATGCTGCAATTTCAATTCTTTATTCAATAGAAGCTATTGCAATTGATGCTTATAAAACAAAAAGAAGTCCTAGTTCATCTAAATTTAGCAATGATTACAAAGATATAATTGAAAACTGTAAAAAAATCTGTAAGAAAGATATATGGCATGAAATAATATCTAAGCAAGTATCAAACATAGAAATTGAAAGCAGTGTATTAATAAGCTGTTCAGAAAAAACAAAATATAAATTAAGAAAAAAAGAATATGAAACAATTTTAAATAGAGATTATACTAATCCATTATTATATAAGTATGCATTTTCAACAGGAAATAAATCAATTAAGAAATCCGCTTTTAACATAGGGTTGAAAAAATTACCACTAAATCAAATATTAAGAGGCCAAGATGAACTAAACATAGAAAATTTAGCTTATGAAGACATAGCACAAATTTGTTTTTTTATAATAATAAAATATTCACAGTATGATGATTTTCAAGATAAATATAAAGATATTAATATTCAAGCATTAAGAGCACCTTTAATTGAAACAAGAATTCAAGCTGCAACAAATCTTCAAAGATTTAGAGAAGAATTGGATTCTTTAGATAAGGAAATTATTAATGAGGCTATTAACACA
The DNA window shown above is from Clostridium beijerinckii and carries:
- a CDS encoding DNA-binding protein, which translates into the protein MVKKNKENFINNKKSVYYDLKKFHDRNLGILYSYQDFEIAGIIEFKSITNKVRPLKEYEKNRLSNELMRILLKDIKTSEKSSDINEYITLNPIISYYESFIKLFKDLLEINKDISEKINKVIKEMLIESNSSEEIKLGLILAPICKIENIEDILEVFSIHNDYLFYVIKAYEYIGGCNNIIFEMAKKSEGYGKVFCVMNLRPTTYEVRKWMIEEGSNNSVGISELLSYSMLSLELLEYLEATEFEDEEIEVLAKSFSLLLSDYGLNEIKNGKKVCNKLLEIIDKVNGDNGGIYSLYAAISILYSIEAIAIDAYKTKRSPSSSKFSNDYKDIIENCKKICKKDIWHEIISKQVSNIEIESSVLISCSEKTKYKLRKKEYETILNRDYTNPLLYKYAFSTGNKSIKKSAFNIGLKKLPLNQILRGQDELNIENLAYEDIAQICFFIIIKYSQYDDFQDKYKDINIQALRAPLIETRIQAATNLQRFREELDSLDKEIINEAINTEMVGNIRRSLNSLIIKTNAKEKKYVEVHDNMIIDAHVKDVYLINIDVAGTNYIDMSEIYNKLLEEDILYLKREPNNVYDSNAIEIITEDGYVIGYVPKENNFILKNLMDNGKYVYGKIKEISDDYNHINIEIYLSYKDVIEEITNTLSLLSGGKEHYLQ